CGCGGTACATAAAAATCTTTTCATGTACATACATACCTCCATCGTTTTACATATAAGACTGTGTTTGGCCTGTTTTGGATTAAGTTTTTTTAAAATTTTATTCCAGGGATTCAGCCATTTTAACAGCTTCTTCCGGGCTTAAAATACCGGCTATTTGGTAAACCATAACACCTTCGTCCCATGCTATGGAGGCAAAGTGGTCTTTTTCCCTGATCATCAACAGTGCCGGTTTCCCATTTATCAGCACGTCGTGCACAGTGGTATCGTCGGTATCGTAACCCTGCGATCTGACAGCTTCGCCGGCGACGGACATCTGGTTAAAAACAATGTGTTTTTTATCCTGACGGGTGTAAGTTGCCCCCCGACGAATCGATCATGGAATTGAACAAACTGGGCGGGGCCAACGGTATTAAGAGGATTTTCTTATGTCCGATGCTGCGAGCTAACTAATAGTTAATGTATTGATTGAGGCTGAGATTTTCCTCTTTTGCCTTTTGAAACCAAAGTACGGTGAAGTGATTTAGCATACGGATACTAAACTTGCCAGTGCCCACCTTCGGGCGGCTGATCCTTAGAAAGGCATATCCATGAGGATGTTTTGTTTCGGTATTATGGACATGCCACATGTTGCATGTTACAATATTTCTAAACAAATTTAAGATAAATTGAAACATTTGATTTGTGGGGTGCCTTGGCACCTAAGAGTGAGAAGTACCGCCACCAAGACGTAAGGCGTGGCAACGCTCACTAAGCCTCTGCCGCAAGGCGGGAAGCTTCTTGGTCTGAACTCCCTCTCTTCGGGAAGGCGGGGCCAGACAGCTACAATCAAAGATAGTGGTTGGAGCAAGAAAAGCTGGCTCCTACGCAGATGTGCGATAAAAAAATGGTTATCACCCTGGCGGTTTGGACATAGATATTCTATGGACAAGAAGCTGGGGAGTGGTAATGTGAAGTATAGAATCCGCGGGAAAAGGGGTGTTATTATGCCTACAGCTATTGTTGCACGTAAGTCAAAAAAAGGGCCTGCCCCAACTAGTATTACTGCATCAAAGGAAATAAAAGGCAATAAGATGGTAATGGCTAAAATCAAGCAAAGCTACAGGGAGGCTCAATTAGGACAAACGGTATCCCTGCGCGATCTTATTAAATGATTGAAGTAATACTGCCTAAGTGGATACAAAGATATCTAAATGCCCCCAAAAGGTGCCCCAGGCAACTCAAGGAAATGTTTATTAATGAAATGAGCGCTCTTTATGAAGACATAGAAGTGGGGGAAGTTTTGGTAGGCGATTTAGCGGGGCATTATAAAATTAATTTTACTTTTAAGGGCGTTGATTACCGTATTATATATACTGTATTAAGCGATGAAGAAATACTTATTGTTTACTGTGGGCCGAGGGAAAACGCTTACAAGATAATTAAAAGGACGTTATAAACACTCTCATACGAGGGTGTTTTTGTTTTGTCGAGAAAGGTGGTGATTAGTAGGTATTTGAACCTGTAGTTAGTTGGTAAATAAAAGAAAGGATGAGAATCTATTAGGATATCATACAGCCGCCCGGTCTTTTTTTATTTGCCTTGCCGCCATGAATAAAAGTTATTATACTTAGTTTAAGTTGGTTCAAATAACTTTTAGAGGGTTTTCCATGCTGGTGCGAATACTTTACCTGATATCCAGACTTTTACCGGGCATTGCCCTGATGCTGGCGGTAGCCGTGCTGGCCAGAGGCGGCGCCGATCTGGGCTTTCCGCAGTGGCCGGGGCTGGAAACGATATTCGCCTCAAAACCGCTGACCGGCAAAATATTAATTGACGTACTGCACCTGAATTATATTCTTATTTCCATCTTAACCGGCATGCTGCTGAGAAACCTGGTGGGGTTGCCGGAGGTGCTCGTGCCGGGCGTAAGGACTTCCCGACTGTTTATCAAAATTGGCGTAATTCTGCTGGGTTCGTTGTACAGCATTGCCGATCTGGCCAGCTTGGGCTTGACCGCCTTTTTAATTATCTTTTTGTTTATTTCCCTGACCCTTTTATTTACCCTTTATCTCGGCCAAAAGACGGGCATGTCCCCCGCTGCCGCCTCTTTGCTGGCGGCCGGCACGGCCGTTTGCGGGGTTTCGGCAATTGTAGCCGCGGCTCCCGCCGTCAGGGCTAAAATATCCGACGTGGCTTATTCCATAGCTACCATCCTTG
This genomic interval from Desulfoscipio sp. XC116 contains the following:
- a CDS encoding DUF4367 domain-containing protein, whose protein sequence is MRRGATYTRQDKKHIVFNQMSVAGEAVRSQGYDTDDTTVHDVLINGKPALLMIREKDHFASIAWDEGVMVYQIAGILSPEEAVKMAESLE
- a CDS encoding type II toxin-antitoxin system RelE/ParE family toxin gives rise to the protein MIEVILPKWIQRYLNAPKRCPRQLKEMFINEMSALYEDIEVGEVLVGDLAGHYKINFTFKGVDYRIIYTVLSDEEILIVYCGPRENAYKIIKRTL